TGCCATCGCGAGGCGCCTGACTCGGCTGGCGGCGGTCGAGCTTGTGGTGGCCGCGGAGGCCGTCGATCTGCGCGGCGACATCAGGCTCGGCCGTGGAACCGCCGTTGCACATAATTTCGTGCGCGCTCATGTCGCCCGCCTCGACGACGACCGGCCGATGGGGCGGGAGTACGAGGCGCTGGCGCTCGCGATCGAGGCCGGCGGGCTGATGCTGGCCGATGTGGCTGGGCCAGTCGGGATCGCGCCATGAGCTGGACGATCGAAAACTGGGACCGGCTGCTGATCGCGCTTTGGGAGCATATCCAGCTCGTCGGCGTCGGGCTGGCGATTGCGCTCGCCATCGGCCTGCCGCTCGGCGTGCTCTCGGCCCGGCGGCCCGGTTTCGCGCTCGTCGTGCTGCTGGTCTCGGGCGCGCTCTACACCGTGCCGGCGCTGGCGATCTTCGCACTGCTGATCCCCTATCTCGGCTTAGGCTTCTGGCCGGCGATCGTCGCGCTCGTCGCCTATGCGCTCCTGATCATCATCCGCAATGTCGCGACCGGGCTGCAGGAGATCGCGCCCGACATCCTCGATGCTGCCGACGGCATGGGCTATGGCCGCTGGCGCCGGCTCTTCGCCATCGAGCTGCCATTGGCGCTCCCCGTCATCATCGCCGGCATCCGCATCACTGTGGTGACGCAGGTCTCGGTCGCCACCGTCGCCGCCTTCATCAATGCGGGCGGGCTCGGCGACATCATCTTCCAGGGCATTACCCAGGATTTCGGCGAGAAGGTCGTCGCCGGCGCGGTCGTGACCTCGGCGCTGGCGATCCTCTGCGACGAGAGCCTGCGCCGGGTCGAGCTGCGGCTGCGCGCCAACCAGGCGGAGACCGTTTGATGGCCACCTGGATTTCCGCCAACCCCCAGATCTTCATCGTCGCGCTGCAGAACCATCTCTGGCTGACCGGGGTCGCGCTGGCCGCCGTGCTGCTGATCGCGCTGCCGCTCGGGCTGCTACTGACGCGCCATCGCGGTTTCGCCAACGCCGCCATCGCGATCGTCAACATTCTGCGGACCGTGCCCTCGCTCGCGCTGCTGGTGATCATGCTACCGCTGCTGGGCACTGGCTTCCTGCCCTCGGTGGTGGCGCTGACGCTCTACGGGCTGCCTGCGCTGCTGCTGAATACCTATACCGGCCTGACCGAGGTCGACGCCGACATTGTGGACGCCGCGCGCGGTCAGGGCTTCTCGGACGCGCAGGTGATGACGCGCATCGAGATCCCGCTCGCCTTGCCTGTGATCTTCGCAGGCATTCGCACGGCGGCGGTGCAGATCGTCTCGGCGGCGACGCTGGCCGCCTTCATCGGCGGCGGGGGGCTTGGCGAACTGATCACCGCCGGCATGGCCAATTTCAACTTCCCGCAGCTCATCGCCGGCGCCGTCGCGGTTGCGGCTCTGGCACTGGCTGTCGAGATCGGATTTGCGGGGATCGAACGCCTGATGACACGCCAGTTGCGGATGGGAGCCTCATGACGATCCGGCTGGAGAAGGTCACCAAGCTGTTTCCCGGCGTTGCCAAGCCGGCGGTGGACGCGCTCGACCTGACGATCGAGACCGGACAGGTCTGCGTGCTGATCGGCCCCTCGGGCTGCGGCAAGACCACGACGATGCGGATGGTCAACCGTCTGATCGAGCCGAGTTCGGGGCAGATTTTCGTCGGCGACCGCGACGTCACCAAGGCCGATCCGGTCGAGCTGCGCCGTCATATCGGCTACGTTATCCAGCAGATCGGCCTGTTCCCGCATATGACGATTGCGCAGAACGTCGCGACCGTGCCGAAGCTTCTGGGCTGGGAGGCGCCCCGCATCAAGGCGCGCGTCGCGGAGATGCTAGACCTCGTCGGGCTCGATCCGTCCCAGTTCCTATCGCGCTATCCGCGCCATCTCTCGGGCGGGCAGCGCCAGCGCGTCGGGGTGGCGCGCGCGCTCGCCGCCGATCCGCCGGTGATGCTGATGGACGAGCCTTTCGGCGCCGTCGACCCGATCGTACGCGGGCGGCTGCAGGAGGAGTTCCTGGCGATCCTGAAGCGGCTGAAGAAGACGGTGATCCTCGTCACCCACGACATCGACGAGGCGATCCGCATGGGCGATGTCGTCGCGATCCTGAAAGATGGGCGGCTGGTGCAATACGACACGCCCGACCGGCTGCTGGCCGCGCCGGCGAACGATTTCGTCGCGGATTTCGTCGGCGCCGACCGGGCCCTGCGCCGGCTCTCGCTGGTGCGCGCGACGGAAGCCGTCGAGCCCGGCGAGGCTGCGGGCGGCTTCGCGCTGCCGGGCACGCTCTCGCTGCGGGAGGTGCTGTCGGCGCTGCTGGCCGAAGGCCGCGACGCCGCGACGATCCGCAGCGAGGACGGCGCGGCGCTGGGACAGATCACGCTGGCGGGCATTCGCGCGCGGAGTGCGGGGACGGTACTGTTCTGAATTCAACCCTCGCCGTCATCCCGGCCGAAGCGAAGCGGAGCGCCGGGATCCATCGAAGGGGGCTGCGCTCTCCGATGGATCCCGGATCTGCGCCGCTATGCGGCTTGTCCGGGATGACGGAGAGGTTCCGAAGCCACCGTTTTCGCCTCAGCCCGGCTGGAGGTATCCCGCGCTATCCGCCGCATCCGCCTCTTCGACCAGCACGCGGTAGGCCTCCAGCTCGACGGCGGCGAAGCCTGATAGTCGGAGCCGGGCGAGGATCGCGCGTCCCTCCTCGTCCCCATGAGCGGCCAGCAGCGCCGCCCGCAACCGCGCGATGACCGCCTCCCCGACACCGTTCGACGCCACCAGCAGCGGCATTGGCCGCAGCGCCGTCGTTTCGACGATGCGCAAACGTGCGGCGGTGTGCGGCTCGGCCACCAGCAGCAGGTCGTAAAAGTAGGAATCGAGCGGGCCGATGTCGATTTCGTCGGCCAGCAGCGCGTCGATCACCCGCCGCGGCGTCAGCAAAGGCCCGATGCTCTTCGCATAGAGCGGACCCCTCGCCTGCCAGTGCGGCAGGAGGTGGGTCCGCAGCGCGTTGAAGCCCGATTGCGAGTGCGCGACCGTCCAGCCGAGGCGGCCGCCGAAGCTGTCCGAGAGCGTGGCGATGTCGCTCTCGGCCCGCACGACGAGATGGGTCGCATAGAGTGGGCGGCCATCACCCGAGGCTGGAACAGGTGCGGCGACGGGCTGCACGGGGAAGCCACCCCGCGCGAACGGGTAGCCGCAAATGAAGGCGAGCCCGAGATCGTCGCGCCGCCAGAGGTCTTCCAACGGGGCCGGCGCCGCATGCGGGATGACCGCGAGCGGGACGCCGGCCATCTCCGCGATCCGGGCGAAGAGCGCCGTCCAGTTCGCCGCCGTCGCGGCATCGACGGCATACATGCGGGCGTTGGCAATGAGCCTCACGCGTAGCGCAGCCTCTGGCCGAGGCCCATGGTCTTGGCTTTCTCCAGCATGAAATGGCCGAGCGCGATGTCCGAGAGCGAAAGGCCACGATGCCAGAACAGGATGGTCTCGTCGTCGCGCTCGCGGCCGGGTTTGAGGCCGGCGACGATCTGGCCCATCTCGGCATGGAGCGTTTGTTCCGAGAGCTTGCCGGCCTCGACATGGGCGCGCAGGCTGCCGAAGGGGCCGCCCTTGCACTGGCCCCAATCGTCGACGACGAGCTTGCTCATGATGTCGGTGAGCGACAATTCGACCGCGCTCATCGTGCCATAAGGCACGACGAAGGCGCCCGGCTTGATCCAGTCGGTCTTCAGCATCGGCTCCGGCGCGTTCAGCCGGGAAGCCTCGACCACGATGTCGGCGCCCTCGACGCAGCTCTGCCAATCCTCCGTCACGACCACGCGCTTGCCGAGATCGGCCGAGAGGCGAGCCCCGAAGGCGTCGCGGCTCTCGGGCCGGCGGGAATGGACCCGAATCTCGTCGAAATCGAATAGGGAATCGAGCAGTCGGACGTTCCAGTAGGCCGTTCCGCGCGCGCCGATATGGCCCAGCACCTTCGAGCCCTTGCGGGCGAGATGTTTGGCGCCGATCGCGGTGATCGCGCCTGTGCGCATGTCGGTGAGATGGCTGCCGTCGACGATCGCGGTGGGGACACCGGTCATCTGGTCCATCAGCAGGAGCAGGCCCATCTCTGAGGGCAGGCCCTGCTTGTAGTTGTCGACGAAGTCGCCGATCACCTTGACCCCGGCGCGGGCGATCGGCGCGCGGAAGGCGCCGCGCAGCACGTTGAAATGGCCGTTGGCGCCAGCCTTCGGCATCAGATGGACGCGCGGCTCGATCTCGGTCTGGCCGCGGCCCTGGGCGGCAAGACCTGCCTCGACCGCGGCAATGATTTCCGCATCGGTGAGCTTCAGCGCCTCGACGTCGAGCGCGTTGAGGAAGTCGATATAGAGCGGCGGATGGGACACGCGGCAACCTCGGCACGGGGTTCGGGAGCGGGCGAAGCCCGACAATACACGGCTGTGCGCCTCCGCCCCGGCCTTTCGCGACAGCGCCGCATGCGCTGCGCTATCAGGGTGCGCGGAACTGGCAAGGAACTTGCTGCGACCGGTCGGGGGAAGTCACTCGGTAGGGACATCCAATGGACGCCTTCACCATGATCATCCTCGCCTGCATCGCGGGCGAGCCGAAATGCACGTCTGCCCGCGTTGCGGAGACGCAATTCACCAGCATCGAGGCCTGCGAGGCGCGTATCGACGCCGTCGCTACGGAGATGACGCGCAAGCTCGGCCAGCGGCCGGAACTCAAGGGCCGGGCGGTGACCTATGATGTGAGCTGCATGGACCGCAAGCAGCTGCTGCAGAGCTTCGGGATCGCCGATCTCGACATCTGAGCCGGCGTCCGGCACGCCATGTTGCAGGGGCGCAACGAGGCCCTGCAAAGCCCTGTGGATCGCACCGATGTGATGCAGGTCGGATTGCGCCTGTGACCGGACTCTGACAGGAAATTGAGGAGATGTTGACGTTTTCGCGTCAGCTTTTTGCCGTCCGCTCCCCTTCTTGCCGCCGCCCGAGGTCCCGATGAACCGCTTCTTCCGTATGGCCACGCTCAGTGGTCTTGGCCTGCTCGCCCTCGCGACCACTGCCCGCGCCGAGATCGACCCGCTGACGCGCCAGCCGCTGTTCGTCTTCGAGGATCCGGCCAAGGCTCAGGCCACTGCGATCCCACGCGAGATCGTCTCCTATGACGGCAAGCAGCGCCCCGGCACCATCGTGATCAACACCTCCGAGCGGCGCCTCTATCTGGTCATGCCCGATGGCAAGGCGATGCGCTACGGCGTCGGCGTCGGCCGCCCCGGCTTCGACTGGGCCGGCGCCCAGACCATCACCCGCAAGCAGGAATGGCCGACCTGGACGCCCCCGGCCCAGATGCTGAAGCGCCGCCCCGACCTGCCGCGCTTCATGCCCGGCGGCCCGGAGAACCCGATGGGCGCCCGCGCGCTCTATCTCGGCTCGACCCTCTACCGCATCCACGGTTCGAACGAGCCGGAGACGATCGGCCAGGCCGTCTCCTCCGGCTGCATCCGCATGCTCAACGAGGACGTGATCGACCTCTACGAGCGCGTTAAGGTCGGCACCCGCGTCGTCGTCGCGCGCTGAGCCGAGGCGTCTGTTCCTTTCGAAAGGGCCGTCCTCCGGGGCGGCCCTTTTTCTGTGGCGCCGCCAGCTGGCATCCTGCTTGCGAGTGGCTGGGCCCGGCCTTTTTCAGGATCGATCATGGACGATACCGTCAACGCTTTCGTACCCGGCACGCTGATGCCGCTCTCGGGCAAGGCCGGGTGGGCACTCGACGGGCTGAGCTTCGCGGTCAAGGACCTGTTCGACGTCGCGGGCCTGCCGACCGGCGGCGGCAATCATGACTGGGCGATGGTCAATCCGGTCCCCCAGCGCCATGCCTGGGCCGTCCAGACCCTGCTCGACGCCGGCGCCAGCTTCATCGGCAAGACGATCACCGACGAGGTGTCGCTCGGCATTCTCGGCGAGAACGCCTTCGACGGCACGCCGATCAACACCGCGGCGCCCGAGCGCGTGCCGGGCGGCTCCTCCTCGGGTTCGGCCGCGGCGGTAGCAGCGGGCCTGTGCGACACCGCGCTCGGCACCGACACGGGCGGTTCCGTTCGCGTGCCGGCGAGCTTCTGCGGGCTCTACGGCATCCGCCCGACGCATGGCCGCCTGGACACGACCGGCATGCTGCCGCAGGCGCCGAGCTCGGACACGACCGGCTGGTTCGCGCGCGATGCCGAGACCTTCGCCCGCGTCTCCACCGCGCTGCTGGGCGAGGCTCCGGGAGCGCTGCCGACGCGGCTGCTGATCGCGACGGACGCCTTCGCCTTCGCCGACCCCGAGGTGGCGGAGGCGCTGCAGCCCATGGTCGCGCGCCTGAGCCGGATCGTCGGCGAGGTCCGCGAGGAGATCATGGCGCCGCAGGGCCTGTCCGTCTGGGCGCGGGCGCAGCGCACGCTGCAGCCGGTCGAGGCCTGGAACACCTTCCGCGGCTGGGTCGAGACCGCCAATCCGCGCATGGCCTTCAGCGTCGTGGCGGGCCTGCTCAACGGCGCTAGAATGCCCGAAGGCGAGCGGCAATGGGCCGAGATGATGCGGCTTGAGGCCCGCGCGCGGCTGCGCCATCTGCTGCCGCCGGGCACGATCCTGTGCCTGCCGACGACCGCCTTCCCGGCACCGCTGCGCGGGCTGTCGCAGCCGGCGCTGCAGCCGCTCAAGGACCGGATCAGCTGCCTCTGCTCGCAGGGTGGGCTCACCGGCTCGCCGCAGGTCAGCCTGCCCGGCGCAACCGTGAACGGCGCCCCTGTCGGCCTCTCCATCATCGGCGGGCGCGGCACGGACGCCTCGCTGATCGCCGTCGCCCGCGCCATGGGAGCTGCCGCATGACCGATCTCACCCCGAACCGTCCCGAAATCGTCGCCGAGGTCTCGGCGCTGTTCGAGGCCTATGAGCAGGCGCTGATCGACAAGAATGTCGACGTGCTCGACGCGACCTTCTGGAACAGCCCGCACACGATCCGCTACGCGCTGCACGAGAACGGCTACGGCTTCGACGAGATCCATGCCCACCGCGTCGCCCGCCCGCCCGGGCCGGGCATCAAGGAAAAGCGGATCCGGCTGGAGATCCTGACGCTGGGCCGCGACATCGCCACCGTGAACCTCGAGTTCAAGGTGCGCGGGCGCGACCTCGTCGGCCGGCAGAGCCAGAGCTGGGTGCGCTTCCCGGAGCTGGGCTGGAAGGTGATCTCCGCCCATGTCTCGACGATGGATGGGCTGAAGCTCTACTGAGCCGCAGGCCCGAGGGAGGCCTCAGCGGCGGCGCTGCGGCTCCCGCGACAGGCCCTGCGCCTCCAGCGCGTCGAGATAGGCCTGGAACTTCGCATCCGCCGGTTTCACCGAGCTCGCGAAGATAGTCCCAGCCGAAGATGCCGGTGTCGTGCATGTCGTCGAAGGTTAGCTTCACGGCATAGTGACCGACCGGCTCGACCTTGAGGATCTCGACCTCGCGCTTGCCGGGGATGGTCTTCTTCTGCGTCGGGCCATGGCCCTGGACCTCGGCCGAGGGGCTTTCGACCCGCAGCAGCTCCGCGGCCAGCGCGTGGCTCGCGCCATCGTCGAAGCTGACGTGGAGGGTGCGGCGGTCCTTCGAGAGACGGATCTCGGTCGGCCAGGACGACATGATGGACACTCCGCTGGCGGTCCGCGACGATCGCTCCCGCTTGACCTCGGCGGCTGCAATGCCAATGTCTCCGGCTCAACGCAATGCCGGGATGGGTTTAAGCCTGCCGCAAACCCGGCCACCGAACGGACAGTTGCCGATCGTGCTTCTCGACAGCCCTCTGCCAGATGCCGCCGCACGGCCGGGTATCGCGCCCCTGGCGCGGCCCGTGTTGACCGACCCGTTCGGCCGCGACATCTCCTATCTGCGCATCTCGGTGACGGATCGCTGCGATTTCCGCTGCGTCTACTGCATGTCCGAGGACATGACCTTCCTGCCGAAGCGCGACCTGCTGACGCTCGAGGAAATCGACCGCCTCGCCACGGCCTTCATCGCGCGGGGAACGCGCAAGCTGCGCCTGACCGGCGGCGAGCCGCTGGTGCGGCGCGACGTGATGAGCCTGTTCCGCTCGCTCTCGCGCCACCTGACCTCGGGCGCGCTCGAGGAGCTGACGCTGACCACGAACGGCTCCCTGCTCGACCGCTACGCGCAGGAAATGGCCGATTACGGCGTGCGGCGGATCAACGTCTCGCTCGACACGCTCGACCCCGACAAGTTCCGCCAGATCACGCGCTGGGGCGATCTCGACAAGGTGCTGGGCGGTATCGAGGCAGCCCGCAAGGCGGGAATGCGGGTCAAGATCAACGCGGTTGCGTTGAAGGGCGTCAACGAGGACGAGATCGAGAGCCTGATGGTCTGGGCTCACGGCCTCGGCATGGATCTGACGCTGATCGAGGTGATGCCGCTCGGCGAGATCGAGCCCGGGCGCATCGACCAGTTCCTGCCGCTCTCGGTTGTGCGGGCCCGGCTGATGGACAAGTACAACCTCGTCGAGGACCCCTACCGCACCGGCGGGCCGGCCCGCTATGTCCGCGTTCAGGAGACCGGCGGGCTCGTCGGCTTCATCACGCCAATGACGCACAACTTCTGCGAGAGCTGCAACCGCGTGCGGCTGACCTGCACGGGCACGCTCTATATGTGCCTCGGCCAGGAGGATGCCGCCGATCTGCGCGCGCCGCTGCGCGCCTCCGCAGACGACGCGCTTCTGCACAGGGCGATGGAGGAGGCGATCGCGCGCAAGCCGAAGGGCCATGACTTCGTCATCGACCGTCGCCGCGCGAAGCCGGCCGTCGGGCGCCATATGAGCGTCACCGGCGGTTGAGGGCGATTTTCCGGCCTGGAAACCAAGCGCGACGGGGCTTTTGCCTGACGTTGCGGCGCCTTGACGCGTCGCGGCAAAGCCCCGACCTTGGTTCCGTGGTGGAGGTTGCGAGCGTCCGATGATCAGGAGCCTGTGGTCCCGGCTGCGTTCGGCCGGGCAATCCGTCTGGCATTTCGTGCTCGAGACGCAGATTGCGCGGCTCGCGATCATCGCGCGACGGCTCTGGCCGGACCTCAAGCTCCCGTCGGCACTCGTCGCGCTGCTGGTTTGCGGGTGCCTCGCTCTGGCCCTCTCGACTGCCTGGACCGTCCATCTGACGCTGTTGCCGGCCTCCCCCACCGGGATCGGGGCCTGGCTCGCCGCCGCTATTGCCTTCTTGCTCGTTCTCGAACTCGCCGCCCTGGCGGCCACGGCGGGCCTTGGCCTGACCCTGCAGCTCGCGCGCGATCTCGGCCGCCACCGGATCGCGGCCCTTCTGGCGCTGGCGACATTTCTGGCCGTCGCCGTCACGCTGCTGCGGCTGAATGCCGGCGATGCGCTCGGCGGCGACGCCGCGGCGACCTTCGGCATCACGGCCGTTCTGCTCGCGCTGACGGTCTGGTTCGAGCGTCGCTACCGCAACCCCGGCTGGCGGCGCTTCCGCGATTTCCATGTCGATGTCGTCGAGGCGCGGCGCTTCCTGATGCGAGAGGCCCATGGCGTCTGACCGCGGCACGGCCGGCGCGATTCCGCCGATCACCGCCCATCACCTCGCCGAGGTGGTGCAGGCCGGCCATCACGGCGCCCGCGACGCGCTGGACAACCAGCCGCCCGCGAGTTCCGCTTCGCCCTCGCAGACGGAGCTGACGCTGCTCTCGCGCGTCATCGAACTGTTCACCGCGATCCGGCAGGAGGCTTCCGCGACGCTCAACGGCCTCGGGGCCGAGATCGCCGCGCGGCGGGAGCAGTTCACGCAGGAGCGCTATGAGGGCCGCATCCGCTCGATCGAGGCCGCGATGCGCGCGCTGCTCAACCGCCATGGCGGAGAGCTGGAGCAGCGCGTCTACGACGCGCTGAAGGCGAAGCGCGAATACGAGTTCTTCAACTACACCCACAGGCGATCGGCCGACCCGAAGGTCGACAAATGGCAGTTCATCCTGCTGTTCCTGATCGTGCCGCTGACGCTGGAGAGCCTGCTGAACGGCAATTTCTTCGCGGAGGCCAGCGAGTTCGGTCTCGTCGGTGGCGCGGCGACAGCCGTCATCATCTCGGCGCTCAACATCGCGCTGGGCTTCCTGACGGGGCTCGGGCCGGCGCGCTACTGCCAGCATGTGCGCCCGTCGCATCTGCTGTGGGCCCTGCCCGCCTATGTCGCGCTGATCGTCCTGATCGTGATGTTCAACCTCGCCGTCGGGCATTACCG
This portion of the Bosea sp. OAE506 genome encodes:
- a CDS encoding ABC transporter permease yields the protein MSWTIENWDRLLIALWEHIQLVGVGLAIALAIGLPLGVLSARRPGFALVVLLVSGALYTVPALAIFALLIPYLGLGFWPAIVALVAYALLIIIRNVATGLQEIAPDILDAADGMGYGRWRRLFAIELPLALPVIIAGIRITVVTQVSVATVAAFINAGGLGDIIFQGITQDFGEKVVAGAVVTSALAILCDESLRRVELRLRANQAETV
- a CDS encoding ABC transporter permease, whose translation is MATWISANPQIFIVALQNHLWLTGVALAAVLLIALPLGLLLTRHRGFANAAIAIVNILRTVPSLALLVIMLPLLGTGFLPSVVALTLYGLPALLLNTYTGLTEVDADIVDAARGQGFSDAQVMTRIEIPLALPVIFAGIRTAAVQIVSAATLAAFIGGGGLGELITAGMANFNFPQLIAGAVAVAALALAVEIGFAGIERLMTRQLRMGAS
- a CDS encoding ABC transporter ATP-binding protein, which translates into the protein MTIRLEKVTKLFPGVAKPAVDALDLTIETGQVCVLIGPSGCGKTTTMRMVNRLIEPSSGQIFVGDRDVTKADPVELRRHIGYVIQQIGLFPHMTIAQNVATVPKLLGWEAPRIKARVAEMLDLVGLDPSQFLSRYPRHLSGGQRQRVGVARALAADPPVMLMDEPFGAVDPIVRGRLQEEFLAILKRLKKTVILVTHDIDEAIRMGDVVAILKDGRLVQYDTPDRLLAAPANDFVADFVGADRALRRLSLVRATEAVEPGEAAGGFALPGTLSLREVLSALLAEGRDAATIRSEDGAALGQITLAGIRARSAGTVLF
- a CDS encoding PhnD/SsuA/transferrin family substrate-binding protein, which encodes MRLIANARMYAVDAATAANWTALFARIAEMAGVPLAVIPHAAPAPLEDLWRRDDLGLAFICGYPFARGGFPVQPVAAPVPASGDGRPLYATHLVVRAESDIATLSDSFGGRLGWTVAHSQSGFNALRTHLLPHWQARGPLYAKSIGPLLTPRRVIDALLADEIDIGPLDSYFYDLLLVAEPHTAARLRIVETTALRPMPLLVASNGVGEAVIARLRAALLAAHGDEEGRAILARLRLSGFAAVELEAYRVLVEEADAADSAGYLQPG
- a CDS encoding ornithine cyclodeaminase family protein, with translation MSHPPLYIDFLNALDVEALKLTDAEIIAAVEAGLAAQGRGQTEIEPRVHLMPKAGANGHFNVLRGAFRAPIARAGVKVIGDFVDNYKQGLPSEMGLLLLMDQMTGVPTAIVDGSHLTDMRTGAITAIGAKHLARKGSKVLGHIGARGTAYWNVRLLDSLFDFDEIRVHSRRPESRDAFGARLSADLGKRVVVTEDWQSCVEGADIVVEASRLNAPEPMLKTDWIKPGAFVVPYGTMSAVELSLTDIMSKLVVDDWGQCKGGPFGSLRAHVEAGKLSEQTLHAEMGQIVAGLKPGRERDDETILFWHRGLSLSDIALGHFMLEKAKTMGLGQRLRYA
- a CDS encoding L,D-transpeptidase, with the translated sequence MNRFFRMATLSGLGLLALATTARAEIDPLTRQPLFVFEDPAKAQATAIPREIVSYDGKQRPGTIVINTSERRLYLVMPDGKAMRYGVGVGRPGFDWAGAQTITRKQEWPTWTPPAQMLKRRPDLPRFMPGGPENPMGARALYLGSTLYRIHGSNEPETIGQAVSSGCIRMLNEDVIDLYERVKVGTRVVVAR
- a CDS encoding amidase; this translates as MDDTVNAFVPGTLMPLSGKAGWALDGLSFAVKDLFDVAGLPTGGGNHDWAMVNPVPQRHAWAVQTLLDAGASFIGKTITDEVSLGILGENAFDGTPINTAAPERVPGGSSSGSAAAVAAGLCDTALGTDTGGSVRVPASFCGLYGIRPTHGRLDTTGMLPQAPSSDTTGWFARDAETFARVSTALLGEAPGALPTRLLIATDAFAFADPEVAEALQPMVARLSRIVGEVREEIMAPQGLSVWARAQRTLQPVEAWNTFRGWVETANPRMAFSVVAGLLNGARMPEGERQWAEMMRLEARARLRHLLPPGTILCLPTTAFPAPLRGLSQPALQPLKDRISCLCSQGGLTGSPQVSLPGATVNGAPVGLSIIGGRGTDASLIAVARAMGAAA
- the hpxZ gene encoding oxalurate catabolism protein HpxZ; this encodes MTDLTPNRPEIVAEVSALFEAYEQALIDKNVDVLDATFWNSPHTIRYALHENGYGFDEIHAHRVARPPGPGIKEKRIRLEILTLGRDIATVNLEFKVRGRDLVGRQSQSWVRFPELGWKVISAHVSTMDGLKLY